In Torulaspora globosa chromosome 1, complete sequence, a genomic segment contains:
- the MTR10 gene encoding mRNA transport regulator MTR10 (ancestral locus Anc_5.503), translating into MSLQVADVQKALQCVSSNAEQAKKNEALQFLEEFQKSVGAWKICHDILTNVDRSFLELHIFAAQTLRNKVSYDLSQLEGNLLQFKDTLMHLVVLHSQKLVVTQLSVALARLAIQYIQWKDPVVEIINCLNPYPSKLLCFLRILPEETLDIGSTPLTEDEFNSRTHELISTIAEDVLKFLISCVEILKSQRRDDADISLEQVMRCLASWCFEFPVDQLLSVEPLISIIFESLLRGPADSPEVFDAAVDCLTVVLRESRDAPNEQLVLALYEQLMKLQANLLPNLLEATNGEEQEYETMEGLTRLFVEAGEAWSVFISKSPQIYKPIVTALLMLTCKNDDLDVASYTFPFWFSLKQNLVLPRYQRSKEQYVPIFESLIGGIIKHLQYPQNQFTSGEDEDKFKEFRYHMGSVLKDCAAVVGTSRALHQPLTRIMTAVSNNGSWQELEAPLFSLRTMAQEISLSENKQLPQIFQILCNLPEHPKIRYASTLVLGRYTEWTSKHPEMLKMQLDYLFDGFRQVQEQNSAEIVTASSHALMYFCTDCSSLLSEYIDQLFDFYFQVENILDIESQFELCQGLSAVINKQTAGRISSVLQKSLDHSSAEINDLIPKWKAEPAVFSAQIADKIDLVYAIFEELKPRNEYPQQGQEPLVTQIEFIWHMLRSLLVDFGAMSDTVIVERATKLLRRLFEKFHLFCEPILESVAAFLAQGYATTGIGSYLWCSGSIIVVYGDDEALPVPPQLRDAVWQFAVSQSDTFMVNFNKIEDARLNDEYESIMDFFSMISDLIMFYPKEFILTSVLLEGTTDIALKCITKLDNYDAYILVLRCLDDIISWGFKTPPISTAAITLVPDEWREQISKAIIISRGSLLINALFIGLVTNFESSTHSDAVSCIVKCFRLAFEANNNDPTVCAQWVLQAVEQLNSVTLKEKEKLAAAVTNGLSQRDYRKVREGIKTFVAWYLRKNVSPRCY; encoded by the coding sequence ATGTCGTTGCAGGTGGCGGATGTTcagaaagctcttcaatGTGTCTCTTCGAATGCTGAGCAGGCCAAAAAGAACGAAGCGCTACAATTCTTAGAAGAGTTCCAAAAATCGGTCGGTGCTTGGAAGATATGTCATGATATCCTGACTAACGTTGATCGTTCGTTCTTGGAATTGCACATTTTTGCTGCCCAAACGTTGCGGAATAAAGTCAGTTATGATTTGTCGCAGCTGGAAGGCaatttgctgcaatttAAAGACACTCTGATGCATCTGGTGGTGTTACACAGCCAGAAACTGGTGGTAACGCAGTTGAGCGTGGCGCTGGCTCGTTTGGCCATTCAGTATATCCAATGGAAAGACCCGGTTGTGGAAATTATCAACTGTCTTAATCCGTATCCGTCCAAGCTGCTTTGCTTCCTGAGAATTTTGCCCGAAGAAACGCTGGATATTGGGTCAACTCCCTTGACTGAGGACGAATTTAACTCGAGAACGCATGAGCTGATCAGTACGATTGCCGAAGATGTGTTGAAATTTCTGATCTCCTGCGTGGAGATTCTGAAGAGCCAGCGGCGGGACGACGCCGATATCTCACTGGAGCAGGTCATGCGTTGTTTGGCTTCGTGGTGTTTCGAGTTTCCAGTCGACCAATTGCTTTCGGTGGAACCACTCATATCGATAATTTTCGAGTCCCTGCTGCGCGGTCCTGCGGATTCTCCAGAGGTATTCGATGCAGCCGTCGACTGTCTGACGGTTGTGCTGAGGGAAAGCAGAGATGCTCCTAATGAGCAGTTAGTCTTGGCTCTTTATGAGCAGCTTATGAAACTACAGGCAAATCTGCTGCCGAATCTTCTGGAAGCAACGAATGGTGAGGAACAAGAATACGAAACTATGGAGGGCCTCACGCGTCTGTTTGTCGAGGCAGGCGAGGCATGGAGCGTTTTTATTTCAAAATCGCCGCAAATCTATAAGCCAATCGTGACAGCATTACTGATGTTGACGTGCAAAAACGATGATCTGGATGTCGCCTCTTACACCTTCCCATTTTGGTTCAGTCTGAAGCAAAATCTGGTTTTGCCAAGATATCAACGATCAAAGGAGCAGTATGTGCCCATATTCGAGAGTTTAATTGGTGGTATCATTAAACATTTACAGTATCCCCAAAATCAGTTCACGTCTGgcgaagatgaagataagTTTAAGGAATTTAGATATCATATGGGAAGCGTGCTCAAAGATTGTGCGGCAGTCGTGGGCACTTCACGAGCATTGCATCAGCCATTGACCAGAATCATGACAGCAGTGAGCAACAATGGGTCCTGGCAAGAGTTAGAGGCCCCTCTGTTCTCCCTAAGGACAATGGCACAGGAGatttctctttctgaaAACAAGCAACTGCCACAGATCTTCCAGATCCTATGCAATCTGCCAGAGCATCCAAAAATCAGGTACGCCTCTACTTTAGTGCTTGGAAGATACACCGAATGGACAAGCAAACATCCAGAAATGCTTAAAATGCAATTAGATTATCTGTTTGATGGATTCCGTCAGGTTCAAGAGCAAAATAGTGCTGAGATCGTCACAGCGTCTTCCCATGCTTTGATGTACTTTTGCACCGATTGCTCTAGCCTTCTTAGTGAATATATCGATCAGCTTTTTGATTTCTACTTCCAGGTCGAGAATATCTTGGATATTGAATCCCAGTTCGAGCTTTGTCAAGGCCTAAGCGCCGTGATAAACAAGCAAACAGCCGGGAGAATCTCGTCTGTGCTTCAAAAATCATTGGATCACAGTTCCGCAGAAATCAACGACCTCATTCCTAAGTGGAAGGCTGAACCGGCCGTGTTTAGCGCTCAGATTGCGGACAAGATTGACCTTGTTTATGCAATATTCGAGGAGCTTAAGCCGCGCAATGAATACCCTCAACAGGGCCAGGAACCTTTGGTGACACAGATTGAGTTTATTTGGCATATGTTGAGGAGTTTACTGGTAGACTTTGGCGCAATGTCAGATACCGTAATAGTTGAGAGAGCCACGAAGCTTTTGAGAAGActtttcgaaaagtttCACTTGTTTTGTGAGCCAATTTTGGAATCAGTGGCAGCATTTCTAGCTCAAGGTTACGCAACCACAGGGATCGGATCGTATCTCTGGTGCTCTGGTTCGATTATTGTTGTCTATGGGGATGACGAAGCATTACCTGTGCCGCCTCAACTCAGGGATGCGGTCTGGCAATTCGCCGTATCCCAAAGTGATACTTTCATGGTCAACTTCAACAAAATCGAAGACGCACGTCTGAATGATGAGTATGAATCGATTATGGATTTTTTCTCCATGATTTCGGATTTGATTATGTTTTATCCAAAGGAGTTCATTCTGACAAGTGTACTACTAGAGGGCACTACCGATATTGCATTAAAGTGTATCACAAAACTCGATAATTATGACGCATACATTCTAGTTTTGCGTTGCTTGGATGACATTATTTCTTGGGGATTCAAAACACCACCCATCTCCACAGCAGCAATAACACTAGTACCAGATGAATGGCGGGAACAAATATCCAAAGCAATTATCATCTCAAGAGGCTCACTACTGATAAATGCGCTTTTTATTGGGCTTGTCACAAATTTCGAGTCTTCAACTCATTCAGATGCCGTAAGTTGCATAGTCAAATGTTTCCGTTTAGCATTCGAAGCGAATAACAACGATCCAACGGTTTGCGCACAGTGGGTCTTGCAGGCCGTTGAGCAGTTAAACTCTGTCACACTTaaagagaaggagaaattaGCTGCGGCAGTCACCAATGGATTAAGTCAAAGAGACTACCGCAAGGTGAGGGAAGGGATCAAGACGTTTGTTGCGTGGTACCTGAGGAAAAATGTCAGCCCGAGGTgttattga